The Mangrovibacterium diazotrophicum DNA window CTGCGCCAACGGGTCAATCCAGGTTGCGCCCCAGTCATCCGATGTTTCAGTCGATGTTGGCACACCGGTGTAGTTGTTTTCAGCTGTTCTCACAGTTGTGCCCGGAGTTACCAAAGGCGACATCATCAAAGCATGGTGAACCGGTGAATCTTTTCCCTGGCGGTCACCAAGGTTGGCACTACCCAATCCCTGCGACGCATCCGAGAATGAGATGTTAGTCCCTACTTTGAAATTATCAGTGATCTTCAATGTTCCGTTCAAACGAATGTTGTAACGATCGAACTCAGTAGACTTGATGATACCTTCCTGATTCATGTAGCCAATTGACATGAAGATACTTCCTATATCGCCGCTTGCAGAAGCTGAAGCTTCGTAGTTTTGGATTGGAGCAGTACGTAAAATCTCACTCTGCCAGTCGGTAAAATCTGTTGTTGTATTCCAGAAAGTCGGAATTTGGTAGGCAGAAGGTCTGGATGACATTGGATCGTCCATGGAACCTCCGGCACGAATGTATTGAGCATTTCTTAAATACATTTGGTAAGCAACCCACTCAGGGCCAGTCATCAAATCAAGTTTTTTCTCCGGTGTTTGAAAGCCGTAATAGGCATCGAATGTCACCGTTGGTTTTCCGGTACCGGTTTTCGTTTCAATCAGGATTACCCCGTTTGCACCACGAGAACCGTAAATTGAAGTAGCCGAAGCATCCTTCAAAACCTGAATTGTAGCAATATCAGAAGGGTTTACACCATTCATATCGTCGCGAGGAACGCCGTCAATTACATACAGCGGGCTACTGCTTCCGTTGATTGTATTGACACCGCGAATCCGGATTGTCAAATCCTGTCCCGGGATACCACCACCTGTAGCCTGCGCGTTAACACCCGCCAACTGACCTTGGAATGCTTCGCTGACGTTTGTTACCGGTCGGCTTTCCAACGCTTCATTTGTAATCTTCGAAATTGAACTGGTCAGATTCGACTTTTTCACCGTACCATAACCAATCGCGACAACTTCATCCAGGCCAATCGATTCTTCTTCCAATTCCACATTAATAACCGATTTACCGGCCACCGGGATTTCCTGCGCGTGCATGCCGACAAACGAGAAGACAAGAATCGCGTCGGAGCTGACATCTTTCACGGTATAATTACCATCGAAATCCGTAATTGTTCCTTCGGTACTTCCTTTTACAATTACTGTTACACCCGGAAGAGGAGCGCCCGAAGCATCGGTCACGGTACCTTTTACCGTCAGCTGTTGCTGTACCGATTCACCAGTCGATTTTCCCGCTTCAATCAGGATATTGCGATCAACGATCCGGTAGGTCACCCCCGCTTCAGTTAAAATTTCGTCGAGAATGGCATTCACCGACTCATTTTCAACGTCAACTGAAACCACTCGGGAATCATCAAATAAATCGCGGTTGTAAAAGAAATAGTAACCGGTTTTCTCTTCTATAGAATTAAAGACATCAGAAATTTTAGAATCTTTCATCCGTAGGGTAAGTTTCGCATTTTGTGAGTAAACACTAGCGGTTACGGATATTGAGGCAAACAAAATCAGCAGTACACTCAACCTCAGCATAAGCCATAGTTTTTTAAGCCAGGAGGTGTAAAACTCCTGAAATTCATGATTTTTTTTCATAGATTTGAATGTTTATTTATTTAAAATGATTTGCCTTGGGCAAACATTTTATCAAGAGGGAATGCTTCGACCTATTCCCTCTTTTTATGTCTGCGAGGCTACTTATTTTCAACTCATAGTCGTCAGGTTTTAGTTCATTTTACTCAGCCAAACTTTTTTGTTTTCGATCCGGTAATCAATGTGAGATGTACTTTTGATGCGTTCAAGCACATCAATTAGGTTATTATTGTAGCTGAATCTCCCGCGGAATCGGAAGTCAGCCAGGTCCTGGTTTTCAATTTGAAATTCGATGCCGTAAACGCGTTCCAGCTCCTGCATCAGATCCAGCAAGGTGGCATCCTTAAATATGATCTCTCCATCTCGCCACGAAGAGTAGCGATCAACATCGACCTTCTGTATTTCAAAACTCCTGGTGTTGGATGCAAAGGTTGCCAGTTCGCCCGGGCTCAGTTTTACCGATTCTTTATCCTCATTCTTCGCAAACAGTAAAACACTTCCTTCACTCAGTGCCGTCTCAAAAACACTGTCCTCAGCAATTGCTTTTACATTGAATGAAGTACCCGTAACCCGAACATCTGCGAGCGCCGTGCGAACAATAAACGGAACTTTCTTGTTTTTAGCGACTTGAAAATAAGCCTCGCCGTCCAAACTAATTTCCCGTTCTTTCGAATTGAAGTCGGCATCGTTGTATTTGATGGTCGATCCGGAATTGATCCAGACGGTTGTTCCATCAGGCAATTTGCAGGATGCAACATTCCCAAGCGGGGCCGAGATCTCGGCCAAAGTCGCAACGGTTTTCCGGGATTGTATTTGGGGGTAGAATAAAATGCTCAAAGCAATGGCAACCGGGAACGCCAGAATGGCAACCAGTTTATAGATGGCAATTGTACGTTTATTGGATTGCAGTTCCTTTAGAATAGAAGCATTCAGCCTGCTTTGGGTTTTTACTTTATCGGCACGAACATCTTTTTCTGCAAGCCAGGCACTACGAGCCCAGACTTTTTGACTTTTGCTGAAAGCAGTGGCATATTCTTCCGATTCCGACAGCAATTTTTGGTGCATCGCTTCGTCGGCAGCCGACGCATTGCCGGACAATATTTTACCAATCAGCAGATCAATGTCGTCAATTTCTTTCATAGGTGCCTTTTAAACACCCCTATGACGAACAAGCCCCGAAACACCCTGTAAGAAAAATCAGTTTTTTTTCAGGAAAAATCCAATCAGCACATTAAAATACTGGTAGTCTGCAAGTTTTTCGCGCAATCTTTTTAACGCGATTGCCATTTGCGACTCCACCGTCTTCACCGAAATGTTGAGTTGCTCGGCGCACTGACTGTATTTCAATCCTTCGAAACGGCATAAAATGAACACTTCGCGGCATCGCTCCGGAAGCTCGTTGATCGATTTATTGACACGCGCTGTAATCTCGGCCTCTTCCACCCGGTCGTCAAACGGAACAAGCAGGTTGTTTTCCACGCCTTCCGAAAACTCGACGTTCCTTTTATTTCGTCGAAGATGATCCAAAGCCCGGTTTCGAACAGCAAAATAGAGGTAAGATTTGATCGAAAATTTAGGTGAGATGTTCTCGCGCTTCGTCCAGATACTGACAAACACGTCCTGCACAACCGAACGGGACATATCCAAGTCATCCAAATACTTGTCTGCAAAAAAGCACAATGCTTCATAATATTGATCAAACAAGCTGCTGAAATTCTCTTCGTTCCAATCCAATTGCGAATCCTGATTGCCTTTTGTATTGAATATCTTGTTCAAGCTGGTTTTAAACGGTCACCACAAATGTATAAGAATTCAGCATTCCGCAATGCGCAGAGCTGACGGAGACTGAAAAATAGCAAAATCTTGCAGACTGGCCGCGCGGTGTGGATCAAAAGAAAATGACTTGGGGGAATTATTGCCTATTTCTTCACTTTCCGAATTAGCCAGGCCACGCTTTTTACAAGGGCCAGCACCACAAATCCCAGGAATAAACCAACCAGAATTTCGGCAACCAACGGAGGAAGGGCGTGCAACCACTCGTGCACCTTTTCAATATTATGGACGTAAATACCACCGGCCACTGCCAGCATGGCAATGGTACCGACAACCGACAGAACTTTGATAATTATCGGTAACGACTTCACTAAAATCACACCAAATTGGCGCATCAATTTGCGATGATGCTCCTTGCTTTTAGCAATCAACGAATAGCCCATATCGTCCAACCGAACGATGAAAGCCACAATGCCATAAACACCGATGGTAGTGACAACTGAAATCACAATCAGCACCGGGATTTGTATTTTCAGTGGCTCATTGATAACGATACTTAAACCAACAATGATGATTTCGAGCGAAAGAATAAAGTCGGTGAATATCGCAGATTTGATCTTTTGCTTTTCCTGAAGGACGATTTCCTTTTTCGTCAGATGGGCTTTCTCCTCAATCTTGCTATCCTTTGGGTGGTGACGATGGAAGAAAAACTCGTAAATTTTCTCGGCACCTTCGTAGGCCAGGTACAAGCCTCCGCACAACAAAATCGGGATAACCACCTGCGGAGCGTATATACTCAAGACGATGATAAACGGCAGGATGATCATTTTATTCAAAAACGAACCTTTGGTAATGGCCCAAATAACCGGCAACTCCCGGGCTGAGATAAAGCCGGTCGCCTTTTCGGCGTTAACAGCCAAATCGTCACCGAGCAAGCCAGCCGTTTTCTTGGTTGCAATCTTGCTCATGGTGGCTAAATCATCCATCAAAGTTGCGACATCATCAAAGAGCGCGAAAAATCCCGAAGCCATACATTTTGTTTTAGATCCTTCCCATCACAAAGGATTGACGTTCTTGTAAACTGAAATTTAAAGCAAAAAATCAGGACTACCGGAGTAATCCTGATTTTCATAACACATTCTTCACATGGTCGCCAAACTTTCGAAGATAGCCTGGCTATCATTTTTATTTTATTCGCAACAATCGCCTTCGGTTCTGCGCGTCTCCTCCATCCTCTTATTGCTTATTTAAAAATGACTGGTACCAGTAATAACTGCTTTTCGGCGTTCGCAGCTGCGTGTCAAAATCAACATGAATTAAGCCGAAGCGAACGCTGTAGCCAAAAATCCACTCGAAATTATCCCAACCACTCCAAACACAATAGCCTTTTAGCTTTACCCCATCCTCAACGGCTTTTTCAGCAGCTGCAATGTGTCGCAGAAGATACTCGGTGCGCAGGGTGTCATTCACGTTCCCATCTACAACTTTATCCTCACCATTTTCGAAACTTGCACCATTTTCAGTAATGATAATTTCCGGATCACCATATTCCCGTTTGATCCGAATCAACAAATTGTATAGCTCTTCAGGCCGCGCAGGTCCGTTAGCCATTTTTACAGCATCGGTATTATTGCCCATCCACGAGACACCAAGCGGAGCAGCATCATCTTTCTTCACGAGTGCGGGGGCATAAAAATTGATGCCCAAAAAATCAGGTTGATTGTCCAGAATAAACTGCATATCCTGCTCCGACGGATGAAAATCGGGATTGTACTTTTGAATAGCAGTCAAAGCTTTATCCGGATATTTCCCCTTAAAAACCGGGTCGAGCATAATTCGGTTCAGCAAATCATCCTGCAACGAGACGGCCTCTACGTCTCCCTGGTTTTCTGTGTCAAAGGGTAAACATGGCGAAAGGTTGAAAGTTATACCAATCTGCCCGTTCAGCCCCATTTCGTGATAGAGTTTTATAGCTTCAGCACTGGCCAACAATTGGTGATGCACATTGTCCATTTCTGTTGCATACCGAACACTTGCCGACTCTTGACTTTGAGTTGGATTCATCAGAAAATCGGCCACAAAAAACTC harbors:
- a CDS encoding DUF808 domain-containing protein: MASGFFALFDDVATLMDDLATMSKIATKKTAGLLGDDLAVNAEKATGFISARELPVIWAITKGSFLNKMIILPFIIVLSIYAPQVVIPILLCGGLYLAYEGAEKIYEFFFHRHHPKDSKIEEKAHLTKKEIVLQEKQKIKSAIFTDFILSLEIIIVGLSIVINEPLKIQIPVLIVISVVTTIGVYGIVAFIVRLDDMGYSLIAKSKEHHRKLMRQFGVILVKSLPIIIKVLSVVGTIAMLAVAGGIYVHNIEKVHEWLHALPPLVAEILVGLFLGFVVLALVKSVAWLIRKVKK
- a CDS encoding FecR family protein translates to MKEIDDIDLLIGKILSGNASAADEAMHQKLLSESEEYATAFSKSQKVWARSAWLAEKDVRADKVKTQSRLNASILKELQSNKRTIAIYKLVAILAFPVAIALSILFYPQIQSRKTVATLAEISAPLGNVASCKLPDGTTVWINSGSTIKYNDADFNSKEREISLDGEAYFQVAKNKKVPFIVRTALADVRVTGTSFNVKAIAEDSVFETALSEGSVLLFAKNEDKESVKLSPGELATFASNTRSFEIQKVDVDRYSSWRDGEIIFKDATLLDLMQELERVYGIEFQIENQDLADFRFRGRFSYNNNLIDVLERIKSTSHIDYRIENKKVWLSKMN
- a CDS encoding RNA polymerase sigma-70 factor, coding for MNKIFNTKGNQDSQLDWNEENFSSLFDQYYEALCFFADKYLDDLDMSRSVVQDVFVSIWTKRENISPKFSIKSYLYFAVRNRALDHLRRNKRNVEFSEGVENNLLVPFDDRVEEAEITARVNKSINELPERCREVFILCRFEGLKYSQCAEQLNISVKTVESQMAIALKRLREKLADYQYFNVLIGFFLKKN
- a CDS encoding glycoside hydrolase family 1 protein translates to MIDIKNILRQMGVIVGLFAVLVPVAQVRAQEPSRDQFPDDFMWGVASAAYQVEGAWQADDKGESKWDFFTNTIGVTQFTIGEKQTANVTINQYDREQYLKDIQLIKELGINTYRFSIPWSRIIPQGAGEVNPKAIAHYHLLIEDLKEAGIEPLVTLYHFDLPLALLQKGGWLNRESVQWYKNYAKVIFENFGNEVSHFITFNEPYIEFFVADFLMNPTQSQESASVRYATEMDNVHHQLLASAEAIKLYHEMGLNGQIGITFNLSPCLPFDTENQGDVEAVSLQDDLLNRIMLDPVFKGKYPDKALTAIQKYNPDFHPSEQDMQFILDNQPDFLGINFYAPALVKKDDAAPLGVSWMGNNTDAVKMANGPARPEELYNLLIRIKREYGDPEIIITENGASFENGEDKVVDGNVNDTLRTEYLLRHIAAAEKAVEDGVKLKGYCVWSGWDNFEWIFGYSVRFGLIHVDFDTQLRTPKSSYYWYQSFLNKQ